CCGAAAAAGCCATTGAATATTATACCAGAGCGGTCGAATACAAAAAACTGATCAACGACACCGCTTCGATGTTGATGACACGAATGAACATTGGTGTTATTTATATGGAAGCCTTACGCCTGCAGGAGGCGCAGCAGGTTTTTGATGAACTGTTGCCTATGGTTGAATTTCTAAAAAAACCAAAGCAGAAATATTCGCTGTACACTAATGTTGCAGCCAACTACGGTAAAATTGCCAGTGAACAAAATGTACGAAAATATTTTTACGAAGCTTTGAAGTATTATTTCCTGGCTGAAAGCGAGTTGAACAAAGCCGACAATACTTATCATCGTACAATACTTATGCTCAATATTGGCGATACTTATTTGCAACTCGACGATTATGATAATGGTTTTAAGTACCTCAACGAAAGCCTGAGATTAGCACGTAAAAATAACGCTACCGAAAGGCGACTCGCGGTTTACATGGTGATGCGTAATCACTACGTGTCGATGAGAGATTATAAAAAGGCTTATTTCTATCAGGATTCGGTAACTATGATGAATGCTGAAATTAATAAACTCGAAGCCTCGAAAGCACTGGATGAAATAACCACCCGCTACGAAACAGAAAAAAAAGAAGCCGAAAATCAACGTCTTCAGAGACGGATGAGCAGAGAGGAAGAAAGGAGCCGACGCATCGTAATCATCAACTATATTTTTCTGGCTGTAACCATTCTGCTGGCAATTTTTGTACTTGTTGTCACCATATTAATAACACAAAATAAAAAACGCAACCGGTTATTGCTAAAATCGCAACGCGAACTGGAGGAGCTTAACCAGGATTTAAAGCGCTCGAATGAGGAAACCGAACGGGCTCTTGCGTTTCGGTCACAGTTTATGGCCAATATGAGTCATGAAATCAGAACCCCACTCAACATCATTATTGGTTTTAATACTTTTTTAAATAAAAACATCGACGACCCACAACTAAAGAAATACACTGAATCCATCGAGGTGAGCAGCTACAACCTGCTTCGTTTTCTTAACGACATTCTGGATATGTCGAAGCTAGAGGCCAACCGTGTAACCCTTAACAGCGACCGGGTGAATCTTAGATTTTTGATACAAGGCATCCGCGAGTTGTTTGTTCTCAAATCCCAGAATAAAGAGATTGCCTTTCTTCTGGAAATAGATAAAAGCGTGCCGCACGAAGTAATTCTGGATGAAGTAAGGCTGCGGCAAATAGTGATGAACCTTGTGGGAAATGCCATCAAATTTACCGATACGGGATATGTAAAAGTAAAGATAGATTGCCCGGATTCCAAC
This genomic window from Bacteroidales bacterium contains:
- a CDS encoding ATP-binding protein, with amino-acid sequence MKTIVSLLLVLFSMQSFASVNIDSLLDAARNTKYSDSLRLETYEDITRKLINTNGDSCRMFCQEGAELAKGAGNAVFEFSFYARIGRSYYYEGNYGEIAHYWTEALRVSEASGDPFIISQSLNNLGVLYQSIQPDSEKAIEYYTRAVEYKKLINDTASMLMTRMNIGVIYMEALRLQEAQQVFDELLPMVEFLKKPKQKYSLYTNVAANYGKIASEQNVRKYFYEALKYYFLAESELNKADNTYHRTILMLNIGDTYLQLDDYDNGFKYLNESLRLARKNNATERRLAVYMVMRNHYVSMRDYKKAYFYQDSVTMMNAEINKLEASKALDEITTRYETEKKEAENQRLQRRMSREEERSRRIVIINYIFLAVTILLAIFVLVVTILITQNKKRNRLLLKSQRELEELNQDLKRSNEETERALAFRSQFMANMSHEIRTPLNIIIGFNTFLNKNIDDPQLKKYTESIEVSSYNLLRFLNDILDMSKLEANRVTLNSDRVNLRFLIQGIRELFVLKSQNKEIAFLLEIDKSVPHEVILDEVRLRQIVMNLVGNAIKFTDTGYVKVKIDCPDSNNFSAQMAGKTNIRIQIEDTGIGIDADDHEIVFEPFRQVNLKEQKKLGGSGLGLGISRRLTEIMNGHISLTSVKGKGSTFTVIFEDVPVVYEISSATPPAPGRSAQPVYDFKNSLLLVADDEEMNRDLIKTCFEKYNLRIIEAENGAQAIEMTKQHKPDLILMDIKMPIVDGIEAASAINNDPEISKIKILAFSASDIFDQIPRKEHECFSGLITKPIILEELYNKTAEILPHTISFSESADEL